Genomic segment of Umezawaea sp. Da 62-37:
CTGCGGGTTTCGACCAGCGCCACCGAGCTGTTCATCGCGGTGAGGAACATGAACAGCAGCAGCTGGCTTGACGCGCCCGCCGAGAACTGTCCGAGATCCGGCGGGAACAGTGCCTCACCGGTCGTCGTCGTGGACACCGAGACGCCTGGGACGACCTTGGTCGCGGAGTCCACCGTGGATAGAGCGGTGTCGGGGTCGGTGCCGTTCAGGTCCGCCGCGAATGCGCCTGCTGCGAGTCGTCCACTCTCCTGGGCGAGCACTCCGGCCACCAGCAGCCGCGTCTGTTGCCCGGCACTGTCCTGGCGCACGACCAGGCGAAGCTCTGCCACGCCTCCTGTGGCGACACCGCTCGACAGCGACGGTGGGACGACGAGGCCCGCGGCCAGTTCTCCGCGCTCGACGGCTGTGCGGAGAGCCGCTTCGTCCGAGACGGTTTCGACGCGCACACCCGGCTCCGCGTGCAGGGCGTCGAGCAGGCGCCCGGAGTCCGCGCCCACCACGCCGAGCTTCGGCGTGCTCGAACCGCCGAACGCGGCGCCGAGGACCAGGATGAGCATGAGGGGCAGCACGAGGACGAAGAACAGGTTGGTGCGGTCGCGGAACAGCCGGTGCAGGTTCGTCCCGGCGATGGTCAAGACCTTGGTGATCACCAGCCCACTTCCCTGCGGGTCAGTGCGGAGGCGATGCCGAAGCCGACGAGCGCGAACGCGGTCAGCACTCCGACCGACGGGAGCACGGCCGTGACCTCGCCGCCCGCGAGGTCGGCGAGTCCGCGCAGGAACCACCGGTGGGGTGAGAGGAGGCTGAGCGTGGCGAGCGGCTCACCCACTTGCGTCACCGGGAAGAAGGCGCCGCCCAAGGCTCCCAGGGTGATCGCCGTGACCGATTGCCAGCCGCCTGCCTGCTCGGAGGTGCGTGCGAGTGAGGCCACCACGGCGACGATCCCGGTAGCGGCGAGAACGCCGGACACGATCAGCAGGCCGACGCCGAGCGGATGACCCCACCGCGCCCCCATCAGCAGGCTCGTGGCCGCGACCAGGACGGTGGTGCCGACGACGCCGACGGCCAGGCTGGTGATCAACTTGCCGATCAGAACCGACGACGGGCGGAT
This window contains:
- a CDS encoding ABC transporter permease, translated to MITKVLTIAGTNLHRLFRDRTNLFFVLVLPLMLILVLGAAFGGSSTPKLGVVGADSGRLLDALHAEPGVRVETVSDEAALRTAVERGELAAGLVVPPSLSSGVATGGVAELRLVVRQDSAGQQTRLLVAGVLAQESGRLAAGAFAADLNGTDPDTALSTVDSATKVVPGVSVSTTTTGEALFPPDLGQFSAGASSQLLLFMFLTAMNSSVALVETRRLGISRRMVATPTSTATIVLGEGLGRVVVSLVQGVIIIAGTSLLFGVRWGNPLAATALLLLFSLVAGGAGMLLGSVFRTEQQAGGVGTLVALGSAALGGCMVPLELFGGTMRDIALLTPHAWANQGFAELARDGGTLPDVLPELGVLTGFAAVLFTLGAWRLRTLLTN